A window of the Plasmodium vivax chromosome 12, whole genome shotgun sequence genome harbors these coding sequences:
- a CDS encoding hypothetical protein, conserved (encoded by transcript PVX_082370A) — MHAEENCREEAALRRRTNRRRWCSSVLNGGKVLVGTNKKWTSWGANFNSVSKEGKPAHGEADSSVKEAKPSEYPSGDKATPREYPSGDKATPREYPSGDKATPREYPSGDRASPREYPKGNHLQNAHSLLLTKKIKEALTKLRDKQSYKMISKKIKTEKSKINALLSMYQLKRGNLNGSVKGIPMESLNEHTYRKAIMNAKAKISQLLKKNKKRSFVDIYYEEKRKYKIRKQKLLELQKKLITNSRLAQINVKRFFQKYGYIGLGTYFVVFFVTFSCCYFFVHFKYISLSDVTYWSEKMHLTKYVDDNLQKKIDSLWGELLFAYIASKVTEPVRIVITILITPYIAKVVRLKRSSRIKSS, encoded by the exons ATGCACGCGGAAGAAAACTGCCGAGAGGAGGCAGCCCTGAGGAGAAGAACCAACCGAAGGAGATGGTGTTCATCAGT ACTCAACGGGGGAAAAGTCCTGGTGGGCACCAATAAGAAGTGGACATCATGGGGTGCAAATTTTAATTCCGTCTCGAAAGAGGGGAAGCCTGCACATGGTGAGGCAGATTCGTCAGTGAAAGAAGCCAAGCCAAGTGAGTACCCTAGTGGAGACAAAGCTACCCCACGTGAGTACCCCAGTGGAGACAAAGCTACCCCACGTGAGTACCCCAGTGGAGACAAAGCTACCCCACGTGAGTACCCCAGTGGAGACAGAGCTTCCCCACGCGAGTACCCCAAGGGGAACCACCTGCAGAACGCGCACTCCCTGCTGCTGACGAAGAAAATCAAGGAGGCACTAACCAAACTGAGGGACAAGCAGAGCTACAAAATGATTTccaaaaagataaaaacggaaaagagcaaaataaaCGCGCTGCTCTCCATGTACCAGTTGAAGAGGGGAAACCTAAATGGAAGTGTAAAGGGAATCCCAATGGAAAGCCTAAATGAACACACGTACAGGAAAGCCATCATGAATGCCAAGGCAAAAATCTCGcagcttttaaaaaaaaacaaaaaaaggtccTTCGTTGACATATActatgaagaaaaaagaaaatataaaataagaaagCAAAAGTTGCTAGAATtgcaaaagaaattaattacGAATTCGAGACTAGcacaaataaatgtaaaaaggtttttccaaaaatatgGCTACATAGGGTTAGGGACCTACTTCGTTGTGTTCTTTGTTACCTTCTCTTGTTGCTACTTCTTCGTTCACTTCAAATACATCTCCCTATCGGACGTAACGTATTGGTCTGAAAAGATGCACTTAACTAAATATGTCGATGACaatttgcagaaaaaaattgattctCTTTGGGGCGAACTCCTTTTCGCTTACATCGCCTCCAAGGTGACTGAACCCGTCCGCATTGTTATTACCATTTTGATCACTCCCTACATTGCCAAGGTGGTTCGGCTGAAGCGCAGCAGCCGCATCAAGTCTTCCTAG
- a CDS encoding hypothetical protein, conserved (encoded by transcript PVX_082365A) gives MSVKNKMHMNQLNKTLFRENYKIKRNSREDIELMETIENFSDDIMLNNDSFDSNTCTKSSTKKANDKGNEKNKTDANLKNLKKKNGTGNNGHGGGGSGGTDGSNGNSNSNHNSGATNSNSNSNSKSGNKKEQKFFANIPQIYETHDTSVKEELHSDPNNEEDGVMYILSNVMAVLYIIVAIVTILHLHLDEDHAIIKAISALKLRFVALIKDVPAFKNLMITVALINVKINTLLEEGMAKWNIFKPYIEALKPLNTEFTVLFTILILMFFTAISILSIIHGIINMKNDKILMEKESSVFVTNKMTMEEYEDKSFTYSELAKLHGDKDYICLKNKRAGEGIESWNWQVRKMKNENNDKDICSDIELSDGGEN, from the exons ATGTCggtaaaaaacaaaatgcacATGAACCAACTGAACAAAACTCTATTTagggaaaattataaaattaaaagaaactCGAGAGAGGATATAGAATTGATGGAAACCATCGAAAACTTTAGCGACGATATCATGTTGAATAACGACTCCTTTGACAGCAACACATGCACAAAGTCGTCCACGAAAAAGGCTAATGACAAGgggaatgagaaaaataaaactgacGCTAATTTGAAGAacttgaagaaaaaaaatgggactGGTAACAATGGTCACGGCGGGGGCGGCAGTGGTGGCACCGACGGCAGCAACGGTAATAGTAACAGCAATCACAACAGCGGAGCCACAAatagcaacagcaacagcaacagcaagagtggcaacaaaaaggaacagaagttttttgcaaacattCCGCAGATTTACGAAACGCATGACACGAGTGTGAAGGAGGAACTGCACTCAGATCCCAACAACGAGGAAGACGGCGTGATGTACATCCTTTCCAATGTCATGGCTGTACTGTACATAATCGTGGCGATAG tgaCCATCCTGCACCTGCACCTGGACGAGGACCACGCGATCATCAAGGCCATCAGCGCACTGAAGCTCCGATTTGTCGCCCTGATAAAGGACGTGCCGGctttcaaaaatttaatgatcACCGTGGCGCTGATA AACGTCAAAATTAACACCCTGCTGGAGGAGGGGATGGCCAAGTGGAACATCTTCAAGCCGTACATAGAAGCACTCAAACCGCTGAACACAGAATTCACAGTTCTGTTTACCATTTTAATCCTCATGTTCTTCACGGCAATCTCCATCCTGAGCATAATCCAtggaattataaatatgaaaaatgacaaaattcTGATGGAAAAGGAGAGCAGTGTATTTGTAACGAACAAAATGACGATGGAAGAATATGAAGATAAATCGTTTACGTATAGCGAGCTAGCCAAACTGCATGGCGATAAGgattatatttgtttaaaaaataaaagggcaGGGGAGGGTATTGAGTCGTGGAACTGGCAAgtgagaaaaatgaagaacgaAAATAATGACAAGGATATATGCAGTGATATTGAACTTTCtgatgggggggaaaattaa